A region of the Oncorhynchus gorbuscha isolate QuinsamMale2020 ecotype Even-year linkage group LG02, OgorEven_v1.0, whole genome shotgun sequence genome:
CCAGTGGTGCATTCATAATTCACAGACTAACACCTCTAAACCTGCTCCCCAAGCATACTCATCCATACAAAAACACCTCTGAGCAGCCGGTGGAATAAAAAACTGCAGCCTGGGACAgagccagacacagagacataatcGACATATCATTAGTCTTTATTATTACGAATGTCATCAATGTTATAAGTAACCATGTTTCCATCCAGTCATTTATGTGAATAAATTACCTGGCGCACGAAAAAAAGTCATGACCGGGCTGATGGAAACATTAACAATTTGTTTGTTGGATATGGTaggtgtcacattctgaccttagttctgttgttatgtctttgttttagtatggtcagggtgtgagttgggtgggttgtctatgttcctttttctatgttttgggtttTTTGTGTTtgtcctggtatggttctcaatcagaggcagctgtcaatcgttgtccccgattgagaaccatacttaggtagcctggtttcacttttgagttgtgggtaaTTGTTTCCTGTTGTAATGTTTGTGTCAcatttcaggactgtttcggttttcgtttggatcattcacgttgttattttgtattctttagtgttcagtttaataaactaaaacggacacttaccacgctgcacattggtccgatctctcctactcctcctcttcagaagaagaggagaaccATTACAGTAGGATCTtcttgagggtcttattctggtaaGATAATGCTCGATGCTTGGCTgtcatttgacaaatacaaataatatcgctcttatccataataatctcataatgtACTCTACCCCCCACtctatctgtgagctgttggctagagcacatgtaccaagaccagagtagggACATTTTCTATATAATGCAATAGTTTTTGTGGCAACCATCAGTAGAGATGAAAGTGTGACGGagacccatttaacttgtatttttcatTCGTTACATGGTATTTTAACAGAAAGTTATTTTTATGTTAACTACGTCATCACGCATAGCCATTtacgcatgaaaatctgtcgcaaattggatggaaacctagctaattATGATGATTATTGAACAACAGGGcgtcccgagtggcgcagtggtctaaggcactgcaacgcagtgctagctgtgccactagagattctgggtttgagtccaggctctgtcgcagccggccacgaccgggagatccatggggcggcacacaattggcccagcgtcgttcggcttaggggagggtttgaccgttAGGGATGTCTTTGTCCCATTGCGCATTAGAGACTCATGTGgcaggccgggtgcagtgcacgctgacacggtcgccaggtgcttggtgtttcctctggcacaatggtgcggctagcttccgggttgtcaagaagcagtgcggcttggttggctTGTGTTTTGAAGGACGCACAGCTCTCGAGTCCGTACTGGAGTTGCATCagtgagacaagactgtaactaccaatttgataccatgaaattggggagaaaaataaaaaaagattatTGAACAACCTTTTCTCTGTAGGGAACTCAAACATCTGAACTCGTTGTACTGTAACTATTGTACTGTATATAAGGATCTGAAGTTGAAGATTCAGGTGGTAGTTCATGAAATACTTATTGTATGTAGATCCAGTCCTCTCCACCTATGTCTACCCTCACATTCGCTACAAAACCTCCCTTCACACTCATGCACTATAATGAAATCAGTTAAGCCCTCTGCAAATACTACGCTAGTTAAGAATCTTTGTATTGTGATTATAACTGTTAATATGCCTCAATACAGTACTTAGAGTTGAGTGGAAAAGTTTAGTCTGATGTCAAATCTCCCAGTAACCGTGTTTCCCCAGCCAGCTCAGCTCACCTACACAGCTTGTCCCTGGCACAGTAGCCCTGCAGGCTGAGGCAGTTGGGCTTGCCGTCTCTCTCCTCATAGGAACACGAGGGTACGATGGTCTTCCGCCGGCGCTCCCCACAGAGGGCATCGGAGCAGGGGCAGAAGAGCAGGGCAAAGCTGTACTCCTCTGGCACCCGCTCCAGGAAGCGTCGCAGCGCTCGGTGGCACTTCTGTCTGTTACAGCTGCCGTCGGAGCCCGGTGGCCGCTTGGTGCAGGACACAACATACTCCGACCTCAGAGAACCACACTTCTCGTACAGACCACAGTCCTGGGCTGCCTTCAAACACTGGTTCTGCCCATCCAGAGGCAGAGAggaagctgggaggagagggagaaaacacAGAAGAATGGAAGAAGGTGGTTGTGTTTTGGGAAAAGGGGCAATGAATAACAGACAAAACCATAAAATATATGATTCTGGAACGCAAAAACGTCCCAGACTGACATGTAAATTCACTCTGGGGTGCCAGAGTGTGCTCAGAGTGTGCCCTGGGCGtacgtaaattcagagcgttgtcagattgtccgttcgcGTTCAGAGCCCACACTGGACGATCGGACCGAGGAGTGGGGTTGATCCAAGCGTTCTGACCACACATtgacagtcaagcacccaagctaccTGGCTAACGTTGGCGAGCTTGCTAGCTGCTTCCAGACactaatgagagaacacctcactctgaccattttactcgccctagcagagcagTGGTGACTAACTGCTACTGGCAACAATTTCAATTCACtttttttgccgacgtttactgacaccggccatattccatgggtgttgagcgttcgtaaattgatcagttattctgcgctctggcataatcagatgagagtgctctgaaattggagtagatagccagagcgactTATTCAGAGATGTTTCAATAAGAGAAAGCTGTGTATTGACGGAGCAGTGAGCAGAATTTACCTGCCATGATGGAGGCCATGCGTGACATCTCTATGTGCCTCACAAACTCCACCTCCAGATCCTCATACGGAGACACCTCGTTCTCATCGTACACTGTGAAAACACAGAGGCCGTAAGGACAGAAACAACCTCACATGCACCAATACAATCGAACAGATAAAATACAAAACATAAACACAGTCAAACCCACCAGCGAATCTGACGGTCCAGTAGACCCTGAGGCAGAGCTCCTCCCGGCGGGAGCCGCGCTGACACTTGCAGGCCTGGAGGGGGTGGTAGTGCTGCAGGGCGCTCTGGGCCTCCAGGCACTCACGTCGGGCGTCTGGGCCCAGGGGCGACACAGCCTCCTCAGCAGCACAGTACTCTAGCACCCTGTACACCCCCATACAGCCCTCATCCTGCACACAGCCCCGCTCCGCCTCCAGACAGTCTATGGAGCCAGCCAGCACACTACCTGGAAGAGGTGGAAGATGGGGAACATGATTGTCTATTGGTCCCCTGTGTTCCTTGAACAGCTTATTTTTACAGATGAGAATAGTTCTGTCGGTTAGCACCCGTGTCGTTCTACAAAAAGAGTGCCTTTGgagtccctttgatattttaagtagaaattgtgcaccaatattgaatgTTAAATACCGGTTATATTCAATGAAgttccctttaatatagaccacgtGGAGAATTCAATAATTCTATCATTTTttatatgaataaagacttgctaaagtgTCCCTCCGTACACTATGGAAGATTTTAACCCAATTAACCCCA
Encoded here:
- the LOC124006445 gene encoding GDNF family receptor alpha-4-like, translated to MSARTKCLRSPQLPDLSYLMPCMMIVLGILLNVLSHGSVLAGSIDCLEAERGCVQDEGCMGVYRVLEYCAAEEAVSPLGPDARRECLEAQSALQHYHPLQACKCQRGSRREELCLRVYWTVRFAVYDENEVSPYEDLEVEFVRHIEMSRMASIMAASSLPLDGQNQCLKAAQDCGLYEKCGSLRSEYVVSCTKRPPGSDGSCNRQKCHRALRRFLERVPEEYSFALLFCPCSDALCGERRRKTIVPSCSYEERDGKPNCLSLQGYCARDKLCRSRLADFQHNCQPSSHSPSGCMRESGAVCLKAYAGLIGTIMTPNYVNNISMDVSQWCSCEGSGNQWQDCLRVLHMFDSNVCLRNAIIYLGGSSPRPVESTTLPPRRHASATPSPHIFQDEINVNVNVLSERNSVEDTEEEEEEESQEFNVIPQYSEKEKSSVGSGARGGHRGASGQTVLMLPLLLLLLPAAMLGWGCQG